The Halorussus rarus genome includes the window CGTCGTGGCCCGCGACCTCCTCGAGGGTCCCGGGGCGGTACTTCTCGATCCAGATCTCGTCGCGCCCGGCCGCCGGCTCGCCGGGCTCGCTCTCGGCCGCGTCGTCGCCCTCGCTCTCGACCTCGCTCATGAGGGAGACGTGGTGCTAGCCGGTCTTAAACTCCCCGAGGTCGCGGCGGGAAGTCGCGGCCGGCGGCTCGCCCGGACGGTCCGCCGCCGGGATTCGACTCCCGATAGGACGGGCTTAACGCGCGAAATCCGGCATACCGACGCAAGCCATATCTCCCGGGCCGTCGACAGGTCGAGCATGGACAGACGACTCGCAGCCCTGCTCTGCGTCCTCGTGGTGCTCGCCGCGGTGCCGGCCCCCGTCGCGGCCCAGGAGGTCCGGTCCGGCGGGACCGTCGTGGTCGCGGACGGCGAGACCGTCGACGGGCCGCTCCAGGCGTTCGGCGGCACGGTCATCGTCCGCGGGACCGTGAACGGCGACCTGACCGCCGCCGGCGGCAACGTCTACGTGACCGGGCGAGTGAACGGCGACCTCCAGGCGATGGCGGGCAACGTCCGCATCAACGGCACGGTGACCGGCGACGCCAGCGCGGTCGGCGGCAACGTCGTCCTCGCGTCCGGCGGCCGGATCGGCGGGGAGCTGAACGCGGGAGCGGGGAGCGTCGAAATCGACGGCGAGGTCGGCGAGGACGCCTCCGTCGGCGGCGACACCATCACCCTCGGGCCGAGCGCGGTCGTCGGCGGCGACTTCGTCTACGACGGGACCCTGAACCGTGCGGAGGGCGCCCGGGTCGCGGGCCAGGTCCGGGAGGACACGAACCTCGGCGAGGGCGTCGGCTTCACCGGCCCCATCGTTCCGACGTGGGTCGAGGGAGTCTACGGTTTCCTCGCGAACCTCGTCCTCGGGGCGATACTGCTCGTCGTCTTCCCGCGGTTCTCCGCCGGCGTCGCCGGGCGGGCGAGCGAGACGCCGCTGCGCTCGGGCGGCGTGGGGCTGCTGACGTTCGTCGGGATTCCGGTCCTGTTCGTCCTGCTGCTGCTCTCGCTGGTCGGGATTCCCCTCGCCCTGCTCGTCATCCTGCTCTATCCCCTCGCGCTGTGGATCGGCTACGTCTACGGCGCGTTCGCGCTCGGGGCGTGGGCGCTCGGGCTGACCGACGCCGACAGCCGGTGGCTGGCGCTCGCGCTCGGCGTCTTCGTCGTCTCGATAGTCGGCTTTGTCCCGATTCTCGGCGGTCTGATCCAGTTCCTCGTGCTCCTGCTGGGCCTGGGTGCGTTCGCGCTCGGGGTCTGGGGCGGCCTCCGCGGGCGGCGCCGGCGCGACGACGATTACGACCGGGAGACGGTGGTGTAGCCGGGACCGGGCAGCACTCGTCCGGATTGCAGTAGCTGGGACGGTTCTTCGTGCAGTATCGGAATCTACGTCTTCAGGTCCGCAATAGCAGTCGCTCGCGGTTGTTAGAGAGACGGGGTAGGTCAGTCGGCGATGACCCACGTGGAAACCACGCGGGCTGAAAGGTAACCGTCTGACCGTGCCGTCTACCCGACTCTCTCTTCTATCGCTACAAAACACCTCCGGTACGCGGGTCCGGCAGGTGTCAGTTTTTTGGGATAGAGATCTGCGAGCGACGCGGTTTACATTGATGAGGAAGCGCCATTGCCGACCACTGGTTCCCGGCGCGCGCTGGCGCGGCCCCTGTGGCCGCGCCAAGCGTGCGAGGGATGACTGAGCGACCGACGGGAGCGAAGGAAGAGGTTGGGGAGGCGTGAGGCCCGCGGTTGCGGTGTCTCGACGAACGGAGTGAGTCGAGGCTCGTCAGAGCGAAGCTCTGACGGTGCCCTGCAGTAATTCACAGGTGACGGCAGTAGCTAGCTTCTCTGTAGCCCTCCAGGAAGCGGAGCAACTGTCCTCCCGGAGACTCCCACGTCAGCCACCCTAACCACCCCCATCGCTCCCGACACGCTTACCCCTCACCGCCCGAAAACTCGGTAGCATGAACGTGACCGTCGAGGTCGTCGGCGAGGGGAGCCGCGACCTCGAAGTCGAGGACGCGACCTACGCCGACCTGCTGGCCGAGGTCGACCTCAGCCCCCACGAGGTCTCGGTGATGGTCGACGGGCGGCCCGTCCCGGAGGACCAGCCCGTCGAGGCCGACCACGTGAAGGTCCTGCGGCTCATCAAGGGCGGCAGCGGCGACGACGGGCCGACCAGCGAGGCGGAGGTCGACGCCCTCGCCGCACCCCAGGACGAGGACGAGGCCGGCCCCGTGACGGCACTCGACCGCGAGCGCCGGAGCCTCGGGGTGTCGGAGCTCGACTTCGAGCTACCTAACGCCGGGGCGGGGCCCGACCCGCTGTCGCTGTCGTCGTTCGCCGCCACCAGACCCGGCCGGGACGACGCAGACGAGTTCGTCGGACGCGAGTGGGTGACGGGGCGTCCGGACGAGAACGAGGCCGTGGTCCTGCTGTTCCTGCGCGACTACTGGTCCCGCGGCTGCCGGCAGCAGGTCCAGGACGTGGCCGACCGCTACCGGGAGTTCCGCGAGCGCGACGCCGCGGCGGTCGCGGTCCTCCCCGAGCCCGAGGGAAAGGCCGGGAAGTGGCAGTGGAAGTACCACCTGCCGTTCCCGCTGGTGGCCGACGCCGACAAGACGGTCGGCGAGCAGTACGGCCAGCCCACTCGGTTCGGCCCGCTCGGGCGGCGCGTCGACCTGCTGGGCCGACTGCCCCAGGTCGCGATTCTGGACGCGCGACACGGCGAACTGGGGCTCGACGCGGTCCACCGCGGCGACGGGCCGGACGACCGGCCGTCGGTCGACGACGTGCTGGCGATGGTCGACCGACTGCTCGGCGACGACCGGGAGTGAGGTCGGGCGGCGATGGACGTCAGCGTCCGCGAAGCGACAGACGGCGACCGGCTCGACGTGCGGCGCGTCCTCGACGCGGCGATGCTCCGGATTCGTGTCGACCTCGCCGAGCGCGTCGGCGCCGGCGACGTGCTGGTGGCGGTGGAGGCCGGGGGCGGCGGTGGCGAAGACGACGGTGGCGAAGACGGCGACCGTTCCGTCCTCGGCGCGCTCGTCCTCGTCTCGGGCGGGGACGGAACGGACGAACGCACCGGCGCGCACATCGACGCCGTGGCGGTCCGGCGGGCGCGCCGGGGGCAGGGCATCGGCTCGGCGCTGGTCCGGGCCGCGGCCGAGCGCCGCGGGGTCGTGACCGCCGAGTTCGACCCGGACGTGCGGCCCTTCTACGAAGCGCTCGACTTCGATATCTCGCGGGTGGACGGGGACGAGAACGAGGACGGGAGTCGGCTGTGGGGTCGGTACGACGGGACTGCGGACCCTTCCTGAAGTCGTTCCAGTAGAGCCAACTGTCCCGACGCCGCTCTGTCACGCATGGACGAGCAACGACGACGGCGGGTCGCCGTCATCTGGACCGCGTTCGCGGTCGTGATGGGCTACGTCACGCTCTCGGACGGGTTCGCGGTCGGAGCGAGCGACCTGCTCGGCGTTCTGGCGGTGGCGCTCGGACTCGGACTGGCGTACGTCTACTACGCGAACCCCGGCGGGCTGCTGGACTTCGGAGAACGAGAGGCCTAGACCGGGATTCGGCCGGGCGACGCCTACACCAGCGGTTCGACCAGGTCGCGGCCGGCGTCGAGCAGGTCGTCGACCCGGGCCTCGCTGGCGGCCTCGGCGTAGACGCGCATCTTCGGCTCGGTCCCGCTCGGTCGGACGAGGAGCCACGAGCCGTCCTCCAGGAGGATCTTGAACCCGTCGGTGTCGTTGACCTCGTCGACGCGCTCGCCGGCCACCTCGTCCGGGAGGTCGGCTTCCAGGTCCGACAGGACGCGCTCTTTGTCCTCGTCGGGGCAGTCGACGCTGACCTTGCTCTGGTGGATCTCGCCGAACTCCTCCAGGAGCGCGTCCACTCGGTCGTCGTAGGAGCGCTCGCTCTCGACCGCGCCGGCGAGCAGCGCCATCAGCACGCCGTCCTTCTCGCGGACGTGGCCCCGGATCGAGAAGCCGCCCGACTCCTCGCCGCCGATGAGCGCGTCGTGGTCCTTCATCGCCTCGGCGACCCACTTGTAGCCGACCGCGGTCTCGACGACGTCCTCGCCGTGGGCCTCGGCGACCCGGTCGACCAGGAACGTGGTCGAGACGGTCCGGACCGCGGGGCCGGAGTCGTCTTCGAGCAGGTAGTCGTACGTCGCCGCGAAGAAGAGGTTCTCGTCGAGGAAGCCCCGGTCGGGCGTGACGACCGCGATGCGGTCGGCGTCGCCGTCGTTGGCG containing:
- a CDS encoding bactofilin family protein; this encodes MDRRLAALLCVLVVLAAVPAPVAAQEVRSGGTVVVADGETVDGPLQAFGGTVIVRGTVNGDLTAAGGNVYVTGRVNGDLQAMAGNVRINGTVTGDASAVGGNVVLASGGRIGGELNAGAGSVEIDGEVGEDASVGGDTITLGPSAVVGGDFVYDGTLNRAEGARVAGQVREDTNLGEGVGFTGPIVPTWVEGVYGFLANLVLGAILLVVFPRFSAGVAGRASETPLRSGGVGLLTFVGIPVLFVLLLLSLVGIPLALLVILLYPLALWIGYVYGAFALGAWALGLTDADSRWLALALGVFVVSIVGFVPILGGLIQFLVLLLGLGAFALGVWGGLRGRRRRDDDYDRETVV
- a CDS encoding peroxiredoxin family protein, with amino-acid sequence MTALDRERRSLGVSELDFELPNAGAGPDPLSLSSFAATRPGRDDADEFVGREWVTGRPDENEAVVLLFLRDYWSRGCRQQVQDVADRYREFRERDAAAVAVLPEPEGKAGKWQWKYHLPFPLVADADKTVGEQYGQPTRFGPLGRRVDLLGRLPQVAILDARHGELGLDAVHRGDGPDDRPSVDDVLAMVDRLLGDDRE
- a CDS encoding GNAT family N-acetyltransferase — translated: MDVSVREATDGDRLDVRRVLDAAMLRIRVDLAERVGAGDVLVAVEAGGGGGEDDGGEDGDRSVLGALVLVSGGDGTDERTGAHIDAVAVRRARRGQGIGSALVRAAAERRGVVTAEFDPDVRPFYEALDFDISRVDGDENEDGSRLWGRYDGTADPS